Proteins from one Candidatus Hydrogenedentota bacterium genomic window:
- the sixA gene encoding phosphohistidine phosphatase SixA translates to MRLYLVQHGEAVDKSENPDRPLTAAGREAVAAVGKLLRSAGISVPRIEHSGKTRARETAELLAEAIGKAGGVHERKDISPNDPVDAVANALKWADADLMLVGHEPSMGKLASLLVTGDSYAEIVAFQKGAVVCLERKSDGAWCIAWMIVPELATS, encoded by the coding sequence ATGAGACTCTATCTGGTGCAGCACGGCGAAGCGGTGGATAAGTCTGAAAATCCGGACCGTCCCCTTACGGCAGCGGGACGCGAAGCTGTGGCAGCGGTGGGAAAGCTATTGCGAAGTGCGGGAATCAGCGTACCCCGAATCGAGCACAGCGGCAAGACCCGTGCCCGTGAAACGGCGGAGCTGCTGGCCGAAGCGATAGGGAAGGCCGGCGGCGTGCACGAACGCAAAGACATTTCTCCAAACGATCCTGTGGATGCCGTGGCCAACGCACTGAAATGGGCGGACGCCGACCTTATGCTCGTGGGGCACGAACCCTCCATGGGCAAGCTGGCTTCTCTGCTGGTGACCGGCGATTCCTATGCCGAGATAGTGGCTTTCCAAAAGGGAGCAGTCGTCTGCCTTGAACGGAAGAGCGACGGCGCATGGTGCATCGCGTGGATGATCGTGCCCGAACTTGCGACTTCTTGA